The Spirochaetota bacterium genome includes the window ACCAATCAACCCTGAAAGAGCGTTCCCATGAACAAGCATATCAAAATAAAAACGCCGATACATTTTTATATAGTCCATAATTGCCTCGCATGTTTTGAAAATACTATATAATATAAAAGGTATCAAGACACCTGATAGTTATGAGAGAGCAGAAGAAAACACCGGAAAGCTATAACCAATTTAGCACGTGAACAACAAAATTATAAAAAATTAAGATGAGTGGACGTTTTTTTATTTCTGCCGATTACGATTTTATTGTTTTTTGAATGTTTGCTTTATTTTTACTTCCTATCTTTTCCAGCAATGGCCACAACGTTACTACCAATCGTGGGAATACCATTATAAAACGCGTTATAAATCCCTGTGATGATGGCACCACTATTTCAGGTCTTTTTGTTTCTATTCCTTTGACCACAGCTTTTGCCACATCTTCAGGTTTTTGTGGCTTACTTAAAAACGTAAGTGGCGAACCTCCATGCGTTGCTTCATAGTGTAGCATGGGCGTATTGACCGAATCCGGTAAAATAGTTGCAACATGGATATTATGTTTTTTCAATTCAATGTGTAATGTTAAAAACAAACCCCGTAATGCAAATTTGGTTGCAGTATATAGAGAACTATATGTTTCAGGCACTATTCCAGCCAGTGAGGCGATAGTTACTATTGAGGGGCTTTTGCTCTTTTTCAAATGTGTCAACACCTCATACGTACAGTTAATTGGGCCTAAGAGATTAACCTGTAACTGTTGGTTGATTTCTTTGTACGAAGCATTTTCAAAAAGGTTTGGTTCAATGATTCCTGCATTGTTTACAAGGATATCGATAGCTCTATACTTTTTTATTACTTTATTAACCATTGACTTTACTGATTTGATATCAGTTATATCACAGTACAGGCTATAAACTTTATCACCATACTGTTTTTGCAAGTCAGCTAACGCTTTTTTATTAATATCTACAAGCACGCATGTTATATTCTTCTTTATAAACTCAGTAGTAATAGCCCTGCCAATGCCGCCTGCCGCGCCAGTGATTATTGCAATCTTTGTATTCATAATTTTGAGCCTCTATATAATTTTTATTTTTCTATTACTGATAAAAATTCACCAATTTGTTTACACATATCATTAAAATGGGGATTATACGTTAGTCGTGTAATAACTTTATACTTTTCAATATTTTCTTGGGTATTTTCGCCTTTCCATATTTCAGGATCAGTTAAACACTGCTGGCGCTCTGGACTATCTGGCTTGTAATATAAACAATTACGATAATCACCATTTTTACCGTAGTGTGGATCATCAGGTGGTATGGTGATACATATATGAGGTATATTCAATATCTTTTCCTGAGGGAGATAGCTATTTACTGTGATAACAAAATTATCCTCTCCATCATAATCTTTTTCAGGTTGTATGGTATACAAAATAAACATCTTTTTACCAGTAATATAATTTTTCATAACAAAAAGTGTTCGTTCAGTGCTTACCGTGCGGTCATCTATACTCTGAGCAACAAACACAGGCACTGAAACTTTTTTACCTTCATCAAATAACGCATCCACTTTCTTTATAAGCCTATATGTCTGTGTCACACCATTAAACGTAAATGACTGATATTTGGTATAATCTACATCATCTTCTATACTTTCCCAATCTTTGAATGTTCCTACAACCGGAGCCATCCATGCCAATTTAGAATAAATGGCAAACGCCGGTGCAAACAAAAACAGCCCTTTTACATCATGGTTAGTATTTGTTAGTACATAATGAACTGAAAGCAATGCGCCCGTTGAAAAGCCACCCATATACACATCTTTTGCATTCTTTTTAAGCTGCAACATACCATAGTGAGTAGCTTTTATCCATTCATCATTTTTAACTTTTAACAGGTCACCTGGTACAGTTCCATGTCCTGGTAAAAGTAGGCCATAAACAAGGAACCCTTTTTCAGCAAAATATTTTCCCACAGCACGTAAAAAATATGGTGAATCCGACAGACCATGTATAAGCAAAATCCCTTTGGGATAAATGTTATTAACCGGTTTTATCTGCGGTTTGAAAATAAAGGGGCTGTTCATGGCAACAATGGCATCCTTATTTTTTGTTTCAACACGAGCATTTGCAATAACATGAGTCATGAGTTCCACATACTGTTCATACGGTGTTTCCAAAGGGATAGTAAAAGCGCTGTTAAAACCTGATTCTTTTAAACGCGAAGGATTTTGAGCATAGACAAAAACTAATAGAGTAAAAAGCAGCGAAATACTTATCCATAGCTTACGTTTCATCATGTCCCCCTATAATAATAGAATCTCACAAATGTTATTCCGAAGCTCATTCAGAATCTATTGCTGTATTATAATGCTGTACCTTATCATGCAATAAATTAGGGATAAGGTTTACAATGACTTTGCCAATAATATTTTCATGGTACAGTTTCTGAGCCCGGTGAAGTATGATTGGTTACCGCTGTCGCAAATAACCATATGATGTCTAATGATTTATATCCAATATAGCTTTTGCAACAACTTTTTATATTGATTGTGTTAGAGTTTTAATTATTAAAACTCACTACCAAAACTGCTGATTTCATTTGTAAACCGTTTAAGAATGTTTTGTTGTACCATGACATTTCATTACGTATCCAGCCACCAAGACTAAGCGATAGTGATACCGATTTACTACTCAGCCACGTAAGTGCCAGACCTACCATTGAAGCTTTAACATTTTTTGTTGGAACATCATAATTTTCACTTATTGGAAAAGGTACAGTAGTAGTAATCTTTGCTGTTGCTTCAGGTTTATTGAGGCTGTAGCTTACAAGATAATATGGTGTTATTTTAAACAGGTCATCATATTTAAAGGAAGGAGCTATTCCAAACGAAACGCCAAATAAGGTTGCAGAGCTGTCAACTGATAGCTTGATATTTGAAATTTCAGGCAATGTCCCTGTGCCATTGTATTTCTGTATAAATATACCCGCAAACAGGGGGAGTGAAAATTCACTGGATTCAACCACATCATACCCTATGCCTGAATATAAACTGATTATTGAGTAATCAACCTTCATCTGATAGTTATTAGCATCCAATCCCTTATAGAAAGCTGAAGATAACCTTCCATCAAAATGCATATAAGCTGCAATGCCGAATATAAGCATCCTGTCGCTGGTAGCATAGCCAAATCCAGCACCAGCGCCATATCCCTTTAAATCTTTACCTTTAATTTCAGGGTCATCATATGCTTTTTGAACAGTGAAGTATGCAGGAACTATCGAAACCATATAGTTATCTTTGTTATAATGGGTCATGGGAACAAAACTATCAGCAACTATAGATGCAGCAATATTGGTTATTCCATCAATAGTTTTGGCGGAAGGGTCAAGATCAATACTCTGGGCAAATAGTGTGTATGGAAATAATACCACGATTATTGCTGAAAAAATAATAAGACCATAGCCTATATATTGTTTCATTGTTGTAACTCCAAAATTTGAATTATGTAATCTTCCAAGTGGATAGCCTTATTAAAAAATTTTATCATAAAAACCAATGATAGTGGTAACAGATATGGAGATTCTATCATTATCTATTATTGGTATTGTCACTATTAAACATACTTTATAATTACTATTTAGCTTTTGTCAATGAAAATAATAGGATCTCACGAAACTCCTTAGAAGAATTGCTCAATGAATCAGGGAATATCCTGGGTGCAACCAATGAACAAAAACAGGCTCTGGATGAAATAGCTAAAAGTATAAATGTATTTAATGATACTATCCAGAATATTGCTACAAGTGCACAGAAACTATCAGACTTTTCCATTGAACTTGCCACTATGGTTCAGAAATTGAAAAGCCTTTCTGAAATCAAGAATAATTAAAAATTTTCTTGACAAAATTTTATTTATAACGGATGTTCGATATAAATAAATTACTAATGGGAGGTTTGCACCAGTATGACTAAATTAGAATATGATGCAATTATAGTTGGTACCGGGCCTGGTGGAGCAACGGTTGCACGGGAACTATCGAAAAAAAAGAAAAAAGTACTGATGATAGAACGAGGCTCTGACCCCCAAATCAAAGGTACCTATCTGCAGGCTGCATCAATGTTTATGCCGGGGAAGGGAACCCTGTTTACGTATGGCGGACTTGCCATGGTGCGCGGCATAACGATGGGTGGTAGC containing:
- a CDS encoding SDR family oxidoreductase, whose amino-acid sequence is MNTKIAIITGAAGGIGRAITTEFIKKNITCVLVDINKKALADLQKQYGDKVYSLYCDITDIKSVKSMVNKVIKKYRAIDILVNNAGIIEPNLFENASYKEINQQLQVNLLGPINCTYEVLTHLKKSKSPSIVTIASLAGIVPETYSSLYTATKFALRGLFLTLHIELKKHNIHVATILPDSVNTPMLHYEATHGGSPLTFLSKPQKPEDVAKAVVKGIETKRPEIVVPSSQGFITRFIMVFPRLVVTLWPLLEKIGSKNKANIQKTIKS
- a CDS encoding alpha/beta fold hydrolase translates to MKRKLWISISLLFTLLVFVYAQNPSRLKESGFNSAFTIPLETPYEQYVELMTHVIANARVETKNKDAIVAMNSPFIFKPQIKPVNNIYPKGILLIHGLSDSPYFLRAVGKYFAEKGFLVYGLLLPGHGTVPGDLLKVKNDEWIKATHYGMLQLKKNAKDVYMGGFSTGALLSVHYVLTNTNHDVKGLFLFAPAFAIYSKLAWMAPVVGTFKDWESIEDDVDYTKYQSFTFNGVTQTYRLIKKVDALFDEGKKVSVPVFVAQSIDDRTVSTERTLFVMKNYITGKKMFILYTIQPEKDYDGEDNFVITVNSYLPQEKILNIPHICITIPPDDPHYGKNGDYRNCLYYKPDSPERQQCLTDPEIWKGENTQENIEKYKVITRLTYNPHFNDMCKQIGEFLSVIEK